ATCTTCATGCTTCTTCATAAACTCAAAGCTGCATCTCTCTGTGATACGCTTCATGTCGCGTTCTGAAACCTTTACATTCAAAAAACCGGCAATTCTCAGGACAGAATTTTCAAAATCGGAGAGCAAATCTTCGTAATGAACATGAATTATATTGAAGCCATGCCGATTCTCCATCCACTCTTTGGTATGACCAAACCAATTGTAATCGGAATCCGGAAGTATAAACTCATTAAAAACATCGGTGATGCTTTCATCTACATCATTGTAATTTCTGCGATGGTGCAACAGCGAGAGCGCAACATCTCTTCCATCCCGTACCACATGAATAAACCGAAATTTATTGTTGGGGTCAAACTTGTCATAGGGATCGTGCGACTTGAATACCCGTGGTGAGGCCAATGCGTTTACTCTGTCTGCTGAATGCCCCAAGACCGCTTCATTACTGAGCCAGGGCGACACATCATAAATATGATTAAACCGCATATTGCCGTCTGTGAGCAACTGATAAACTATCATCTGCACCCAGGTAGTACCTGAACGCAGAAATGTGGAGATGTAAATATCAGATTCGCGCGAAACAAATTGTTCCAAATATCGCTGCTCCCTCACACTGACCAAAGCTGCAGTACAACGATCGATTGCCTTATTAAGCAAGCCTTCAGCTCCTGTCAATACTTTTAGTTTAATGTTCATATCGGGAGTAAAAAACCCAGGCAGAACCCGGGCCCTGCCTGAGTAAAACATACACATCACTTAGCGGCAACGCGCCCCATATGATTCATAGTAAGCAACAGCCGCATCAAAAGCCACTTTGGACCTGTATTGTTCACGGCAAATTTCATAAACAGAGCCATAATATGTGCAGGTAACACAGCGCTTGCATGACGTGAGTCCACTGACTGTCATCAGGGCCGCTAACAAAATTCTGAAAATGTTCTTTTTTTTCATGGTTTACACATTTTGATTAATAATTGATTGTTGTTATTCGATTGGTTCATTCAAAAACCTTAATCTAAATCGGTTCTGAGCAAATTTACATGACCATACCCTGACACGCCCAAATGAACACTACATTTTCGCCAAAGGCATAATGATGGCGCAGATTGTATTTAGCGTTGAATTAATTGAGTTGTACAATTACAATTTCTCTGGATACAGTTCTCAACCACCACACCTCGCCAGCACCCTCTCCCTTCTTTCAAAGTTCTGTTCAATCCAGCGCTGCACAACTTCGGGGAGCGCGAGGGCTCCCATTATTTCCTTCTGGATGGCCACCACCTGGGTGATGTATCCTGCTTCATCAACAAACAAAGCCCTGAAAGCAGCAATCTTTGTGGGACCCAACTCACCGCGCATGGTGATACCCATTCCGATTGCATTGCGTAATGCGCAGGTTTTGCCGTCAGGTACAAGACTGGATCCATTGAACCCCCGCATACCATAGAGCAGTTCATCCTCCATGTCCATATCCAGCTCCTCTACATTCGACACAAACATCAGAATGCCGGACGGATGCTCCAGGATAATATCGGCATCGTCAGCCATGTCGGTAAGCAAAGACATACCGGCTTTATACGGTGTGAGCTGCTGTGCAGAAACAAATAGGTTTTGAACCGGCTGCCACTCGCTCCTTGCGTTCTGACCGGTGCAATCCGTTTGAAACCCGAACCATACCATACACACAAGAACAAGTGTTGAGAATTGATTGCTGAGCGTTTTCATGACGTATGTGTTTTTTGATTTATACACCACAAATGTCCGCAGCTACCAGCCCCTTTTTAAGCGTAAATACACCCCATTTCTAAAACACGTAGTTCTACCTGATGGCAGCCTCGGGCTTCATCCCACCTTTGTAGTACATCAAAAGAACCTTCAAAAGGCAGCAGAATTCAGTGTTGAAAAACAGCTTCATAGCACCCCGCCACACCTCTCATGAATGCGCGACCTACAATGGATACTGCCTTACCATTGAAGCGGATCCACAGTTCGCCCTGCCCTGTCCAAGCATAGAAGCCGGCATGACATCACTCAACTTTATGCATGGGCTAAACATCACTTTGTTTGTTTTATCCATACTCGCAGTGTGCGCATTTATAGCAGTCTGGCTTAGAGAAGGACGAAAAGGAAGAAAAGACTTTCAACGCCTTAATCAATTGACCCACATGCAACACCAGTGGCTGCTGGATTGTCTCAGAAAACCGTCATTAACGCCAAAAACCTTTTCACCAACAGAGACTCCTGACGCTTCACCAAAGACAA
The window above is part of the Cryomorphaceae bacterium genome. Proteins encoded here:
- a CDS encoding sulfotransferase domain-containing protein, which codes for MCMFYSGRARVLPGFFTPDMNIKLKVLTGAEGLLNKAIDRCTAALVSVREQRYLEQFVSRESDIYISTFLRSGTTWVQMIVYQLLTDGNMRFNHIYDVSPWLSNEAVLGHSADRVNALASPRVFKSHDPYDKFDPNNKFRFIHVVRDGRDVALSLLHHRRNYNDVDESITDVFNEFILPDSDYNWFGHTKEWMENRHGFNIIHVHYEDLLSDFENSVLRIAGFLNVKVSERDMKRITERCSFEFMKKHEDKFGEQQGIQRVYNQFIRKGVSGGGKDALSEEQNELFARCFHEQLYGLRNSVSQRESKELMF